A single genomic interval of Spinacia oleracea cultivar Varoflay chromosome 6, BTI_SOV_V1, whole genome shotgun sequence harbors:
- the LOC130463454 gene encoding uncharacterized protein: protein MDTGPSWKTFHQFILASNYRISTIESTHDDAFRDNGAHDDGHEEQPRGAHEERMGRLENVSAMLAELIQDSRKKKDVNENESATMFKNFSSLNPSRPPTTGRVFVMRQEEADEEDNVITGAFSIHSSPAHVLFDSGASHSFISPSFAKRLKLKPCYDFHAMSIALPIGEIVKCRTLYRNCPIMLGEVEFLADLIAFDLSDFDVILGMNWLTNYEASINCLRRRVTLTTSSGDRISFQKLERKPTIQIVSALRAQKMNESGFTGYLCSVVDLNTPEPSITDIPIVCEYPNVFPEEIPGVPPPRELDFSIELVPGSTPISKAPYRMAPAELQELKKQLDELLEKGFVQDFSKVALPITRLVRKNTKFEWSDDCESAFQELKRRLTSAPILTLPSGTEGFVIYSDASKHGLGCVLMQKGKVIDYASRQLKPHEQNYPTPDLELAAVVFALKIWRHYLYGASCQIFTDHKSLKYIFTQKELNMRQRRWLELLKDYDLDIQYHPGKANVVADALSRKSHLNMILPFSRANHDYLQKMKIEFISKQRIARLNTLEMRPTLIDEIKEVQGKDLQLERIRNERIKIEHQRPAGLLQPLDVPEWKWDSVSIDFIIGLPKSTKGINAIWVIVDRLTKSAHFLAIKNNWSLDQLAELYVNTIVRLHGVPSSIVSDRDPRYQAAYWKKLQKALGTKLNFSAAFHPATDGQTERTNQIVEDMLRACILDFQGTWEKFLPMVEFSYNNSYQATIGMAPYEALYGRKCRTPLCWSDIDEARVTGPELFQETTDKIRLIQSRMKAAQSRQKSYADKRRRPLEFEVGDHVFLKISPTKGVMRFGQTGKLSPRYIGPYEILERVSEVAYRLALPTDLEKVHNVFHVSMLRKYVPDPSHVISHEPLALRNDLTYEEKPIEILDRREKRLRNKVIPMVKGLWANHLTSEATWEVEDQFKSKYPQLFVENGKMYESCLV, encoded by the exons ATGGACaccggtccatcgtggaagacgttccaccagttTATACTTGCCAGCAACTA CAGAATTTCGACCATTGAGAGTACTCACGACGATGCTTTCCGCGATAATGGCGCTCACGATGATGGTCATGAGGAACAACCTCGGGGAGCTCATGAAGAAAGGATGGGACGATTAGAAAACGTAAGTGCAATGTTAGCTGAGCTAATCCAAGATTCTAGGAAGAAGAAAGATGTAAACGAGAACGAGAGCGCGAcaatgttcaagaacttttcatcGCTCAACCCATCACGACCACCCACAACTGGAAGAGTTTTCGTGATGAGGCAAGAGGAGGCAGACGAGGAAGATAATGTTATCACTGGTGCTTTCTCTATCCATTCTTCACCTGCCCATGTTCTctttgattctggagcttcacattcctttatttccCCATCATTTGCGAAACGCTTAAAGTTAAAACCATGCTATGATTTTCATGCTATGAGTATTGCCCTTCCTATtggagaaattgtgaaatgtagaaccCTATACAGAAATTGCCCTATCATGTTAGGGGAAGTAGAGTTCCTAGCTGACCTAATagcttttgacctatctgattttgatgtgattttgggaatgaaCTGGTTGACAAATTATGAGGCTAGCATTAATTGTTTGAGGCGGAGGGTAACCCTTACAACATCAAGTGGTGATAGGATTTCGTTCcaaaaattagagagaaaaccGACGATTCAAATTGTCTCTGCTCTGAGAGCTCAGAAAATGAATGAGAGTGGCTTTACTGGCTATCTTTGTAGTGTGGTTGACCTTAACACTCCCGAACCATCCATTACCGACATACCCATTGTTTGTGAATACCCAAATGTTTTTCCCGAGGAGATACCTGGTGTGCCCCCACCAAGAGAGTTAGACTTCAGTATTGAACTTGTTCCAGGATCCACTCCTATTTCTAAAGCCCCTTATAGgatggcaccagctgagttgcaagagttgaagaaacaattagatgaatTACTTGAAAAAGG ATTTGTTCAAGActtttctaaggttgccttacccataacTCGCCTAGTTAGAAAGAACACCAAATTTGAGTGGAGTGATGATTGTGAGTCagcatttcaagaacttaagagACGTCTCACCAGTGCCCCTATTCTTACCTTGCCATCTGGAACCGAGGGATTTGTTATCtacagtgatgcctctaagCATGGTTTAGGATGTGTTCTAATGCAGAAGGGAAAAGTCATAGATTATGCTTCCCGCCAACTCAAACCCCATGAACAGAACTACCCTACTCCTGATCTTGAACTTGCAGCTGTAGTTTTCGCACTCAAAATCTGGAGACACTACCTGTATGGAGCCTCTTGTCAGATTTTCACCGACCATAAAAGCCTCAAAtatattttcacccaaaaagagCTAAACATGAGACAACGTAGATGGTTAGAACTCCTAAAAGATTACGAtcttgatattcaataccacCCTGGAAAGGCTAACGTAGTTGCTGATGCATTGAGCCGAAAATCTCACCTAAATATGATCTTACCTTTTTCCCGAGCCAATCATGATTATCTGCAAAAAATGAAAATCGAGTTCATTAGCAAGCAAAGAATCGCTCGATTGAATACGCTCGAAATGAGACCAACTTTGAtcgatgagattaaggaagtaCAAGGAAAGGACTTGCAGTTGGAACGAATAAGAAATGAG agaatcaagatagagcatcaaagaccagcaggcTTGTTGCAgcctctggatgtgccagaatggaagTGGGACTCAGTGTCGATAGATTTTATCATAGGTCTACCAAAGTCCACCAAAGGAATAAATGCTATTTGGGTCATTGTGGATAGGTTGACAAAGTCAGCACATTTCTTGGCAATAAAGAACAATTGGAGTTTGGACCAACTTGCTGAATTATATGTAAATACCATAGTAAGATTGCATGGAGTACCTAGCTCGATTGTTTCTGATCGCGATCCAAGGTATCAAGCCGCATATTGGAAGAAATTGCAGAAAGCCCTTGGAACGAAGCTTAATTTCAGCGCCGCCTTTCATCCAGCgactgatgggcaaacagaaCGCACTAATCAGATTGtcgaggatatgttgagagcatgtattttggattttcaaggaacGTGGGAAAAGTTTTTGCCAATGGTGGAATTCTCatacaacaacagttatcaaGCGACCATTGGCATGGCCCCATACGAAGCTCTTTACGGTAGAAAATGCAGAACTCCATTATGCTGGAGCGACATCGATGAAGCCCGTGTCACAGGACCAGAATTGTTCCAGGAAACCACCGACAAGATTCGGTTAATCCAATCGAGAATGAAAGCGGcacaaagtaggcaaaagagttacgCAGACAAGCGAAGAAGACCGTTAGAGTTTGAAGTTGGTGACCACGTGTTTCTGAAGATTTCACCTACAAAAGGAGTAATGAGATTCGGACAAACCGGGAAGCTGAGtccaagatacatcgggccgTATGAGATATTAGAAAGAGTATCCGAAGTAGCATATCGACTTGCCTTACCGACTGACTTGGAGAAGGTGCATAATGTATTTCATGTTTcaatgttaagaaaatatgttcccGATCCAAGCCATGTGATTTCACACGAACCCTTAGCGTTGCGGAATGATCTTACATACGAGGAAAAACCGATTGAAATTCTTGATCGTAGAGAGAAACGTCTTAGAAACAAAGTGATTCCGATGGTTAAAGGCTTGTGGGCTAACCACTTGACATCTGAGGCCACGTGGGAAGTCGAAGATCAATTTAAATCGAAATACCCCCAATTGTTCGTTGAGAATGGTAAGATGTACGAATCTTGCTTAGTGTGA